The DNA region AAGTAGCAGTGGGGCCTGGGAGATCCAGGCCCCACCCGACAAAGTTCAACTGGAGAGTTGCCGCTCTCCGGCTATTGATTGTAACACAGGAGGCCCCATGAAAAACGATTCTAGATTAGGTTGCATGTTGAAGCACATGGAGTTAACGCAGAGGTCTCTTGCCCAGGAACTTGGGTGCAGTAGATCCCTCGTCTATCAATGGGTGCATGGTC from Dethiosulfovibrio faecalis includes:
- a CDS encoding helix-turn-helix domain-containing protein; amino-acid sequence: MLKHMELTQRSLAQELGCSRSLVYQWVHGRRPSKRFLDKVCDILGVEPDMLWPAL